From a single Osmerus mordax isolate fOsmMor3 chromosome 6, fOsmMor3.pri, whole genome shotgun sequence genomic region:
- the LOC136944822 gene encoding protein Bouncer-like gives MGSYSTVLHCAEHNVFIRFIMVCGEEMTLLEQEPLECFRCDLGFWDACFTTKTNCSAGERCYTGRGRAADVLDVKMLGCVRAEECEVVTRVEIFPNTTFYTMTRSCCDTDLCNTAPSLPLTTPLPLAVASLSAIFLAAPSVHLQ, from the exons ATGGGaagctacagtacagttttaCATTGTGCAGAACATAATGTCTTCATCAGATTCATCATGGTTTGTG GTGAGGAGATgaccctgctggagcaggagcCGCTGGAGTGTTTCCGCTGTGACCTGGGCTTCTGGGACGCCTGCTTTACCACCAAGACCAACTGCAGCGCTGGGGAGAGGTGCTACACTGGCCGGGGGAGGGCAG CGGATGTGCTGGATGTGAAGATGCTGGGCTGTGTGCGTGCAGAGGAGTGCGAGGTGGTAACCAGGGTGGAGATCTTCCCCAACACCACCTTCTACACCATGACCAGGAGCTGCTGTGACACAGACCTGTGCAACACGGCCCCCTCGCTGCCTCTCACCACACCACTCCCCCTCGCTGTGGCTTCTCTGTCTGCCATATTCCTCGCAGCACCTTCTGTACACCTACAATGA